In a genomic window of Tripterygium wilfordii isolate XIE 37 chromosome 8, ASM1340144v1, whole genome shotgun sequence:
- the LOC120004138 gene encoding tubby-like F-box protein 8 isoform X2 — protein MHADNISKSSSTYIGKLRSNFLGTKFIIYDTQPPYTAANVPPPGRSSRRFYSKKVSPKVPTGSYNIAQISYELNVLGTRGPRRMHCLMHSIPMSAFDVGGSVPGQPELLPRSLEDSFGSISFTKSLDQSVEFSSARFSDIVGPRNDDEEGKTRPLVLKNKPPRWHEQLQCWCLNFRGRVTVASVKNFQLIAATQPAAGAPTPSQPAPSDPEKIILQFGKVGKDMFTMDYRYPLSAFQAFAICLSSFDTKLACE, from the exons ATGCATGCTGACAATATCTCAAAATCAAGCAGCACATATATTGGAAAGTTGAG ATCGAATTTTCTTGGCACAAAATTCATAATATATGACACACAGCCGCCGTACACTGCTGCCAATGTTCCACCTCCTGGCAGATCAAGTCGTAGATTTTATTCGAAAAAGGTCTCTCCAAAGGTGCCAACGGGAAGCTACAACATAGCTCAAATCAGTTATGAACTAAATGTGTTGGGAACCCGAGGCCCTCGAAGAATGCACTGCCTTATGCACTCAATCCCAATGTCAGCATTTGATGTTGGTGGCAGTGTCCCTGGGCAACCAGAGCTTCTTCCACGCAGCCTTGAGGACTCATTTGGGAGTATCTCATTCACCAAGTCTCTTGACCAGTCTGTTGAATTCAGCAGCGCGAGATTTTCAGATATTGTCGGGCCTCGTAATGATGATGAGGAAGGCAAGACTAGACCTTTGGTTCTCAAAAACAAGCCCCCGAGGTGGCATGAACAGTTACAGTGTTGGTGCCTGAACTTCAGGGGCCGCGTAACTGTAGCCTCTGTTAAGAACTTTCAGTTGATTGCTGCTACACAGCCAGCAGCGGGTGCACCCACTCCATCTCAGCCAGCCCCATCAGATcctgaaaaaatcattttgcaATTTGGCAAGGTTGGCAAAGATATGTTCACCATGGATTATCGATATCCGTTATCCGCATTTCAGGCTTTTGCAATCTGCCTGAGCAGCTTTGACACCAAATTGGCTTGTGAATAA
- the LOC120004138 gene encoding tubby-like F-box protein 8 isoform X1, whose translation MSFRSIVRDVRDGFGSLSRRGFEVRLTGHHRGKSQGSLHDLHNQPLVIQNSRWASLPPELLCDIIKRLEESESTWPARRHVVACAAVCRSWRAMCKEIVKSPEFCGKLTFPVSIKQPGSRDGLIQCFIKRDKSKLTYHLFLCLSPSLLVENGKFLLSAKRSRRTTFTEYVISMHADNISKSSSTYIGKLRSNFLGTKFIIYDTQPPYTAANVPPPGRSSRRFYSKKVSPKVPTGSYNIAQISYELNVLGTRGPRRMHCLMHSIPMSAFDVGGSVPGQPELLPRSLEDSFGSISFTKSLDQSVEFSSARFSDIVGPRNDDEEGKTRPLVLKNKPPRWHEQLQCWCLNFRGRVTVASVKNFQLIAATQPAAGAPTPSQPAPSDPEKIILQFGKVGKDMFTMDYRYPLSAFQAFAICLSSFDTKLACE comes from the exons ATGTCCTTCCGTAGCATAGTTCGTGATGTGAGGGATGGCTTTGGGAGTTTATCTAGACGGGGTTTTGAAGTGAGGCTGACTGGCCATCATAGAGGAAAATCTCAAGGTTCGTTACATGACTTGCATAACCAACCTCTTGTGATTCAGAACAGTCGTTGGGCTAGTCTACCCCCAGAGCTTCTCTGTGACATAATCAAGAGATTGGAGGAGAGTGAGAGCACTTGGCCTGCTAGAAGGCATGTTGTTGCATGTGCCGCTGTATGCCGGTCTTGGAGAGCTATGTGCAAAGAAATTGTTAAGAGTCCCGAATTCTGTGGGAAGCTGACTTTCCCAGTGTCTATAAAGCAG CCTGGTTCACGTGATGGACTGATCCAGTGTTTTATTAAGAGGGATAAATCGAAGCTAACTTAtcacctttttctttgtctCAGCCCTT cATTGCTTGTTGAAAATGGGAAATTCCTTCTCTCCGCAAAGAGAAGTCGACGAACTACTTTCACAGAATATGTTATCTCAATGCATGCTGACAATATCTCAAAATCAAGCAGCACATATATTGGAAAGTTGAG ATCGAATTTTCTTGGCACAAAATTCATAATATATGACACACAGCCGCCGTACACTGCTGCCAATGTTCCACCTCCTGGCAGATCAAGTCGTAGATTTTATTCGAAAAAGGTCTCTCCAAAGGTGCCAACGGGAAGCTACAACATAGCTCAAATCAGTTATGAACTAAATGTGTTGGGAACCCGAGGCCCTCGAAGAATGCACTGCCTTATGCACTCAATCCCAATGTCAGCATTTGATGTTGGTGGCAGTGTCCCTGGGCAACCAGAGCTTCTTCCACGCAGCCTTGAGGACTCATTTGGGAGTATCTCATTCACCAAGTCTCTTGACCAGTCTGTTGAATTCAGCAGCGCGAGATTTTCAGATATTGTCGGGCCTCGTAATGATGATGAGGAAGGCAAGACTAGACCTTTGGTTCTCAAAAACAAGCCCCCGAGGTGGCATGAACAGTTACAGTGTTGGTGCCTGAACTTCAGGGGCCGCGTAACTGTAGCCTCTGTTAAGAACTTTCAGTTGATTGCTGCTACACAGCCAGCAGCGGGTGCACCCACTCCATCTCAGCCAGCCCCATCAGATcctgaaaaaatcattttgcaATTTGGCAAGGTTGGCAAAGATATGTTCACCATGGATTATCGATATCCGTTATCCGCATTTCAGGCTTTTGCAATCTGCCTGAGCAGCTTTGACACCAAATTGGCTTGTGAATAA
- the LOC120003533 gene encoding uncharacterized protein LOC120003533, with product MRSSDDQGSSSKPFRSFGLSIFRKMREKVRSTEGIHESGNADVELFQKQVTERFHELSIVSAEGLLSVEWIKNLLDVFMSCQEEFRVILLKNRDQVLKSPLDKMISDFFESSLKALDICNVTRDGIENLRSWQKQLEIVQCALHSPQRVVGESHFRRARKALGDLELAMLELKQSVSVSSQRNRSFGRHGSSSSSSRGRSSSHPSGHSRSLSWSVSQSWSAAKQLKSMSSNLVTPRAKEVMATNGLAVLVFTMKSVLLIVLWTLVAAIPCPDRGLNIHFHIPENFSWAAPMLQIYERIMEESKKRERRNSNGLLKEIYQYERCTRRLIDLIDVARFPLTEEQKTEVEQGVQELDMVCEIYQNSLEPLQRQVREEVFSKIVSCRNEGLAILARMKIVLILVSNNKRFCRVERVRKSSRLQVSRQAKNLQKLTPITGESHIQNKKKNHAERWEQIWGLEADRARKDMLTDHNVTGYR from the exons ATGCGATCCTCAGATGATCAGGGTAGCTCTTCTAAACCCTTTCGCTCGTTTGGCCTTTCAATATTCAGAAAAATGCGTGAAAAAGTTCGTTCCACGGAGGGCATTCATGAATCTGGTAACGCAGATGTTGAGTTATTTCAGAAACAGGTCACAGAACGATTCCATGAGTTGTCTATTGTTAGTGCTGAAGGATTACTGTCTGTTGAATGGATTAAGAATCTTTTGGATGTTTTTATGAGTTGCCAGGAAGAATTTAGGGTAATTTTGTTAAAGAACAGAGACCAAGTCTTGAAATCCCCTCTGGATAAAATGATTTCTGATTTCTTTGAGAGTAGTCTGAAGGCCCTTGATATATGTAATGTAACTCGTGATGGGATTGAGAATCTTCGTTCATGGCAGAAACAATTGGAGATTGTTCAGTGTGCGTTGCATTCTCCGCAGAGGGTGGTGGGTGAGTCTCATTTCCGACGGGCAAGAAAAGCTTTAGGTGACTTGGAGCTTGCAATGCTTGAATTGAAGCAATCTGTATCAGTTTCATCACAAAGGAACCGGTCGTTTGGGCGTCATGGCTCAAGCTCAAGCTCAAGCAGGGGTCGTAGTAGTTCGCACCCATCAGGGCATTCACGTTCTCTTTCATGGAGTGTTTCTCAATCTTGGTCAGCAGCTAAGCAACTTAAATCAATGTCCAGCAACTTGGTGACACCTCGTGCAAAGGAAGTTATGGCAACAAATGGACTGGCAGTTCTTGTTTTCACCATGAAATCTGTTCTCTTGATTGTCCTGTGGACTCTTGTTGCAGCTATCCCTTGCCCGGATAGGGGCCTTAATATTCACTTTCATATCCCAGAAAATTTCTCATGGGCTGCACCGATGCTCCAAATTTATGAGAGGATTATGGAGGAGtcgaagaagagagaaaggCGGAACTCTAATGGATTGTTGAAGGAAATTTATCAGTATGAGAGATGTACACGTCGCCTGATAGACTTGATTGACGTAGCTCGATTTCCGCTGACAGAGGAACAGAAGACAGAAGTTGAGCAGGGAGTGCAAGAGTTAGATATGGTTTGTGAAATTTATCAGAATAGTTTGGAACCATTGCAGCGCCAAGTGAGGGAAGAAGTCTTTAGTAAAATCGTGAGTTGCCGAAATGAGGGTCTTGCAATCTTAG CTAGGATGAAGATTGTTTTGATATTGGTTAGCAACAATAAGAGGTTTTGCAG GGTGGAAAGAGTAAGGAAATCCAGTCGTCTACAAGTGAGTAGGCAAGCAAAGAACTTGCAA AAATTGACTCCCATAACTGGTGAGAGCCACatacagaacaaaaaaaaaaatcatgcggAGAGATGGGAGCAAATTTGGGGTCTGGAGGCAGATAGAGCGAGAAAAGACATGTTGACTGACCATAACGTAACTGGTTACCGGTAA
- the LOC120003937 gene encoding uncharacterized protein LOC120003937 isoform X2, whose amino-acid sequence MPSSLSSSGTINGPQHRQHHHHHHHQNQQYHHSFYPTSSSSSSASFKGCCCCLFLLFTFLVLLVVAVVLVIVLAVKPKKPQFDLQQVGVQFMGITTPNPASLDPSGNPTTTSASLTLTIHMLFTAVNPNKVGIKYDESRFTVMYRGIPLGKASVPGFYQEAHSQRQVDATIVVDRVNLMQADAADLVRDASLNDRVELRVLGDVGAKIRVMNFDSPGVQVSVDCAIVISPKQQSLTSKQCGFDGLRV is encoded by the exons AtgccatcatcattatcatcatcaggAACCATCAACGGCCCACAGCATcgccaacaccaccaccaccaccaccaccaaaaccAACAATACCACCATTCCTTCTACCCAACATCGTCGTCTTCCTCCTCTGCCTCGTTCAAGGGCTGCTGTTGCTGTCTCTTCCTTCTCTTCACCTTCCTCGTCCTCCTCGTCGTCGCTGTGGTTCTTGTTATTGTGCTTGCCGTGAAGCCAAAGAAGCCCCAATTCGACCTCCAGCAGGTTGGAGTCCAGTTCATGGGTATCACTACACCCAATCCCGCCTCCTTGGACCCCAGCGGCAATCCTACTACAACCTCCGCTTCTCTCACCCTCACAATTCACATGCTATTCACGGCAGTTAATCCTAATAAAGTTGGGATCAAGTACGACGAGTCCAGGTTCACCGTCATGTACAGGGGGATTCCGCTCGGGAAGGCATCGGTGCCCGGATTCTACCAGGAGGCACACAGCCAGCGGCAGGTGGATGCCACCATTGTTGTGGATCGCGTGAACCTGATGCAGGCGGACGCGGCGGACTTGGTTAGGGACGCGTCGTTGAACGACCGCGTGGAGCTTCGGGTTCTGGGTGATGTTGGCGCCAAGATCCGTGTCATGAACTTCGATTCCCCTGGCGTTCAG GTATCAGTGGATTGTGCAATAGTGATTAGTCCAAAGCAGCAGTCTCTTACATCCAAGCAATGTGGATTCGATGGCTTGAGAGTCTGA
- the LOC120003700 gene encoding COP9 signalosome complex subunit 8-like — MDFSRLQEALASKSYAKVATICDGLMLQVAAEGVAFQDEWPYAIHLLGHIYADDINSARFLWKSIPSAIKEAQQEVVAAWRIGQRLWTRDYAGVYEAIHGFSWNPEVQGLVAAFAVLYTKRMFQLLLSAYSTISIQDTALFLGMNEDDTMNYVVQQGWTLDPSSGMLTVKKQAVVSEQKLDPSKLQRLTEYVFLLEH; from the exons ATGGATTTCAGTCGCCTGCAAGAGGCTTTAGCCTCCAAATCGTACGCCAAGGTCGCTACTATCTGTGATGGCCTAATGCTTCAG GTCGCAGCAGAGGGTGTCGCGTTTCAGGATGAATGGCCGTACGCGATTCACCTTCTGGGCCACATTTATGCTGATGATAT CAACAGTGCACGGTTCCTCTGGAAATCAATACCTTCAGCCATAAAAGAGGCCCAACAAGAAGTGGTTGCGGCTTGGAGAATTGGTCAGAGGTTATGGACACGGGATTATGCTGGCGTGTATGAGGCTATTCATGGGTTTAGTTGGAATCCAGAAGTTCAGGGGCTTGTTGCTGCATTCGCAG TGCTTTACACCAAGAGGATGTTTCAGCTATTGCTGTCTGCTTATTCAACAATAAGCATTCAAGACACTGCTCTCTTTCTGGGAATGAACGAGGATGACACTATGAATT ATGTAGTACAGCAAGGTTGGACTTTGGATCCCTCTTCTGGAATGCTAACTGTGAAGAAGCAGGCTGTTGTGAGTGAGCAGAAACTGGATCCCAGTAAACTTCAGCGCTTGACGGAATATGTCTTCCTACTTGAACATTGA
- the LOC120003937 gene encoding uncharacterized protein LOC120003937 isoform X1, whose protein sequence is MGAQPTFSLPAFPFSLYKRQQSNPLCCRTPPVEREGEESNVALRRYPPERMPSSLSSSGTINGPQHRQHHHHHHHQNQQYHHSFYPTSSSSSSASFKGCCCCLFLLFTFLVLLVVAVVLVIVLAVKPKKPQFDLQQVGVQFMGITTPNPASLDPSGNPTTTSASLTLTIHMLFTAVNPNKVGIKYDESRFTVMYRGIPLGKASVPGFYQEAHSQRQVDATIVVDRVNLMQADAADLVRDASLNDRVELRVLGDVGAKIRVMNFDSPGVQVSVDCAIVISPKQQSLTSKQCGFDGLRV, encoded by the exons ATGGGAGCACAGCCCACTTTCTCACTCCCCGCTTTCCCTTTCTCCCTCTACAAAAGGCAGCAAAGCAACCCTCTGTGCTGCAGGACACCCCCAgttgagagagaaggagaggaaagtAACGTGGCTTTGCGACGGTACCCGCCAGAAAGAAtgccatcatcattatcatcatcaggAACCATCAACGGCCCACAGCATcgccaacaccaccaccaccaccaccaccaaaaccAACAATACCACCATTCCTTCTACCCAACATCGTCGTCTTCCTCCTCTGCCTCGTTCAAGGGCTGCTGTTGCTGTCTCTTCCTTCTCTTCACCTTCCTCGTCCTCCTCGTCGTCGCTGTGGTTCTTGTTATTGTGCTTGCCGTGAAGCCAAAGAAGCCCCAATTCGACCTCCAGCAGGTTGGAGTCCAGTTCATGGGTATCACTACACCCAATCCCGCCTCCTTGGACCCCAGCGGCAATCCTACTACAACCTCCGCTTCTCTCACCCTCACAATTCACATGCTATTCACGGCAGTTAATCCTAATAAAGTTGGGATCAAGTACGACGAGTCCAGGTTCACCGTCATGTACAGGGGGATTCCGCTCGGGAAGGCATCGGTGCCCGGATTCTACCAGGAGGCACACAGCCAGCGGCAGGTGGATGCCACCATTGTTGTGGATCGCGTGAACCTGATGCAGGCGGACGCGGCGGACTTGGTTAGGGACGCGTCGTTGAACGACCGCGTGGAGCTTCGGGTTCTGGGTGATGTTGGCGCCAAGATCCGTGTCATGAACTTCGATTCCCCTGGCGTTCAG GTATCAGTGGATTGTGCAATAGTGATTAGTCCAAAGCAGCAGTCTCTTACATCCAAGCAATGTGGATTCGATGGCTTGAGAGTCTGA